A genomic region of Desulfonatronovibrio hydrogenovorans DSM 9292 contains the following coding sequences:
- a CDS encoding glycosyltransferase family 4 protein, whose protein sequence is MNKNFIPDSHLSRLPVKVCLISPFPPPYGGMAVQAEKLASLLSAAGCQVSRVRTNPSDYPGSGIISRIPVLRTMINMSVFLNNLRKKLRETELVYFFTGFFNFFFWVTYPALILILFSGKPVILSARGGDARRFFLKYKKRVVPVLRKVDLITTPSGFLQDAFKDVLEIETVVIPNIADLKQFEFKERSVFRPKLLVTRSLEPIYDVQAVIRAFQIVARSHPDALLGIVGKGSQRGKLEELVADLGLESKVIFYGQVSHDQIQKLYQDYDIYINASQVDNLPGVILEAFACGLPVVSTNAGGIPYMVEHGKTGLLCDVGDYRVLAENVLRILHDPDLGKSLALAGRAETSRYSWERIQPMMRNMFAECGKNMKN, encoded by the coding sequence ATGAATAAAAATTTCATTCCGGATTCCCACCTATCCAGGCTTCCAGTCAAAGTCTGCCTTATTTCTCCCTTCCCTCCGCCTTACGGCGGTATGGCAGTTCAGGCGGAAAAGCTGGCTTCTCTGCTCAGTGCTGCTGGCTGTCAGGTCTCAAGAGTCAGGACAAATCCGTCTGATTATCCGGGTTCAGGCATTATTTCCCGTATTCCTGTCCTTCGAACAATGATTAACATGTCTGTTTTTTTGAATAATCTGCGTAAGAAGCTAAGAGAGACGGAGCTGGTCTACTTTTTTACTGGTTTCTTTAACTTTTTTTTCTGGGTGACCTATCCGGCCCTGATTCTGATTCTATTTTCCGGCAAGCCGGTAATACTCAGCGCCAGGGGTGGCGATGCCCGCAGGTTCTTCCTCAAATATAAAAAGAGGGTTGTTCCGGTCCTGAGAAAAGTTGACCTGATAACCACCCCTTCAGGCTTTCTCCAGGATGCTTTTAAAGATGTTCTGGAAATTGAAACCGTGGTCATTCCCAATATTGCGGATCTGAAGCAGTTCGAGTTCAAGGAGAGAAGCGTGTTCAGACCAAAGCTCCTGGTCACCAGGAGTCTTGAACCCATTTATGATGTTCAAGCAGTCATCAGAGCCTTTCAAATTGTGGCCCGGAGCCATCCGGATGCACTTCTCGGCATTGTGGGCAAAGGCAGTCAGCGAGGAAAGCTTGAAGAGCTGGTTGCTGATCTTGGTCTTGAATCCAAAGTCATTTTTTACGGCCAGGTCAGCCATGATCAGATTCAAAAGCTTTATCAGGATTACGACATTTATATCAATGCCTCCCAGGTGGACAACCTCCCAGGGGTAATTCTTGAAGCCTTTGCCTGTGGCTTGCCGGTTGTTTCTACCAATGCCGGAGGCATCCCCTACATGGTGGAGCATGGAAAAACAGGGCTGCTGTGTGATGTGGGAGATTACCGGGTCCTGGCTGAAAACGTTCTGCGCATTCTGCATGACCCTGATCTGGGCAAGTCTCTGGCATTGGCCGGAAGAGCTGAAACCTCCAGGTACTCCTGGGAACGTATCCAGCCAATGATGAGAAATATGTTTGCTGAATGTGGAAAGAATATGAAGAATTGA
- a CDS encoding HesA/MoeB/ThiF family protein, with product MENNSYVQDMLQRTLLFFSQEEVEAVQNTVFAVSGLGGVGAITVELLARWGVKSFRLLDMDRYDPSNLNRQLFATSLTLGKPKVEVAAQRIRDINPNADVEMILAERVDNENVERFARGAGILIQNADHPSCRLFYLAGRKHKIPLVNGHATITGGRVQTFDYRCSTCESPLEDRWQKFKFGKDSKPLDRMNSNEIAEFDRQHVHPTAPSLNFVTNMVGCLIVAEAVKLLSGKGKCVLYPNYLTFDTFDYRMKIRNSRSPFNPDNLKRLWSVGRSRLSLK from the coding sequence ATGGAGAACAACAGCTATGTCCAGGACATGCTGCAGAGGACCCTTTTGTTTTTCAGCCAGGAGGAAGTGGAAGCGGTCCAAAACACTGTTTTTGCAGTTTCCGGTCTGGGAGGGGTTGGAGCCATTACTGTGGAGCTGCTGGCCCGGTGGGGAGTTAAAAGCTTTCGTCTTCTGGATATGGACAGGTATGATCCCTCAAACCTTAATCGCCAGCTTTTTGCCACCTCTCTGACCCTTGGAAAGCCCAAGGTGGAGGTGGCGGCCCAGCGTATCAGGGACATTAACCCCAATGCTGATGTTGAAATGATCCTTGCGGAAAGAGTGGACAATGAAAATGTGGAGCGGTTTGCCAGGGGAGCCGGAATCCTGATTCAAAATGCGGATCATCCATCCTGCAGGCTGTTTTATCTGGCCGGAAGGAAACATAAAATACCATTGGTCAATGGCCATGCCACCATCACCGGAGGCAGGGTGCAGACCTTTGATTACCGTTGTTCAACCTGTGAAAGCCCCTTGGAAGATCGGTGGCAGAAATTCAAGTTTGGAAAAGATTCAAAGCCGCTGGATAGAATGAATAGCAATGAGATTGCTGAATTCGACCGGCAGCATGTGCATCCAACTGCTCCATCATTGAATTTTGTCACCAATATGGTGGGCTGTCTTATTGTGGCTGAGGCTGTAAAATTGCTCTCAGGAAAAGGAAAGTGCGTTCTTTACCCGAACTATCTGACTTTTGACACTTTTGACTACCGGATGAAGATCAGGAACTCTCGTTCTCCTTTTAATCCGGACAATCTGAAAAGGTTATGGAGCGTGGGTCGCTCCAGGCTGTCTTTAAAGTAG
- a CDS encoding four helix bundle protein: MEGCSQNEDKELAHFVNISFGSQAETKYLLHPASSMKHQDESISADIERPVRSFWPKTLEFLSASKQGRTA; the protein is encoded by the coding sequence GTGGAGGGGTGCTCGCAAAATGAAGACAAAGAGCTTGCCCACTTTGTCAATATTTCTTTTGGTTCCCAGGCTGAAACAAAATACTTGCTTCACCCTGCCAGTTCAATGAAACACCAGGATGAATCCATTTCTGCAGACATTGAAAGGCCAGTACGAAGCTTCTGGCCTAAAACTCTGGAGTTTTTATCAGCCAGTAAACAAGGGCGCACAGCATAA
- a CDS encoding class I SAM-dependent methyltransferase — MNSYQPNGFEKRWQKIFQAFAQKHEHDAGIAGWSVTGLRARQNHFEHYFSRGGKRSGKWLDAGCGAGNYSRLLAENGLSVTGLDYSCPSLAKARLRSQQAINWIAGDVKLVPFEDRVFSGVVCFGVSQALSGSDLFLNELTRVAVKDSELWVDGLNKWCVVHFFSSLWRRIKRKPRHLRYECPYSMRKKLKLLGWNRVDILWLPILPARLHRIQNVLEIPVVRNFWQKAPLVGLMSSHGFVLRAKKN, encoded by the coding sequence GTGAACAGTTATCAGCCAAACGGGTTTGAAAAGCGCTGGCAGAAGATATTTCAGGCTTTTGCCCAAAAACATGAACACGATGCCGGGATAGCAGGGTGGTCAGTCACTGGGTTGCGGGCCAGGCAGAATCATTTTGAGCATTACTTTTCAAGAGGTGGAAAAAGGTCCGGGAAATGGCTGGATGCGGGCTGTGGTGCAGGCAATTATTCGCGTCTGCTGGCTGAAAATGGACTCAGTGTGACTGGACTGGATTATTCTTGCCCCAGTCTGGCCAAAGCCAGGCTGAGGAGTCAGCAGGCTATCAACTGGATTGCCGGAGATGTCAAGTTGGTCCCTTTTGAAGACAGGGTCTTTAGCGGGGTGGTTTGTTTCGGGGTCAGCCAGGCTCTTTCTGGATCCGATCTTTTTTTAAATGAGTTGACCAGGGTGGCTGTCAAAGACTCCGAGCTTTGGGTTGACGGTCTGAACAAATGGTGTGTGGTCCACTTTTTTTCCAGTCTGTGGCGCAGGATCAAAAGAAAACCAAGACACCTGCGCTATGAGTGTCCGTACAGCATGAGAAAAAAGCTTAAGCTGCTCGGCTGGAACCGGGTTGACATATTATGGCTGCCAATTCTTCCAGCCCGGCTGCATCGGATTCAGAATGTTCTGGAAATACCGGTAGTGCGAAATTTTTGGCAGAAGGCCCCCCTGGTGGGTCTGATGAGCAGCCACGGCTTTGTTTTACGGGCAAAGAAAAACTAA
- a CDS encoding Glu/Leu/Phe/Val dehydrogenase dimerization domain-containing protein, translating into MTSWFHSADEQQIFNFDLPYQCRGWLVVDSVGGGQSTGGIRLGKNITQDEVRELAREMTRKFSFLGLPMGGAKSGINCPRTLSVEERACLFQEAGKAMASFLRSGRYNPGTDLGTYPEDVENVFTGAEVKKARSGSPLNPGKCTAYAVYGALSAAASRLGIPFARIRVNIQGLGKVGLELARLARAGGFQITGVSTVHGAVLNSQRLNNSFFEELANKGEDYFKDLGGFDLIVDPDQLLAQECDILCLCAGSHPIDDQNIHKLKTGAVVSACNVTARPDLEKLLHEKGICYLPGFVCNSGGILGPIFRSYSFDQDELHNAIYQGIHWKTLNILSEADKRGCSPLEAALARVSQNQLRFAMESEAERYGTLGKVLIRLRCSGVKEITRTLVWPLLQGAVAARGGLRRSLARKIIQQRLFS; encoded by the coding sequence ATGACATCCTGGTTTCATTCAGCAGATGAGCAGCAAATATTTAACTTTGATCTGCCATATCAATGCCGGGGATGGCTTGTGGTGGACAGTGTGGGTGGAGGTCAGTCCACAGGCGGAATTCGCCTGGGAAAAAACATTACCCAGGATGAAGTCCGGGAGCTGGCACGGGAGATGACCAGGAAGTTTTCTTTCCTGGGCCTGCCCATGGGTGGGGCCAAATCCGGCATCAATTGTCCGAGGACCTTATCAGTTGAAGAGAGAGCTTGTCTTTTTCAGGAAGCGGGCAAAGCCATGGCTTCTTTTCTCAGGTCAGGAAGGTATAATCCCGGCACTGACCTTGGAACATATCCTGAAGACGTGGAGAACGTATTTACAGGAGCTGAAGTAAAAAAAGCTCGGAGTGGTTCGCCTCTCAACCCTGGAAAGTGCACTGCATATGCAGTCTATGGTGCGCTGAGTGCAGCAGCATCCAGGCTGGGCATTCCTTTTGCCAGGATCAGGGTGAACATTCAGGGCTTGGGCAAGGTCGGCCTGGAGCTGGCCCGACTTGCCAGGGCAGGCGGTTTTCAAATTACCGGAGTGAGCACGGTCCATGGAGCTGTACTCAACAGCCAGAGGTTGAACAATAGTTTTTTTGAAGAGCTGGCAAATAAAGGTGAAGACTATTTCAAGGATCTGGGCGGATTTGACCTGATTGTTGATCCGGATCAACTTCTGGCGCAAGAGTGTGATATCCTTTGCCTGTGTGCAGGATCCCATCCCATTGATGACCAGAATATCCATAAACTGAAGACCGGGGCTGTAGTGTCGGCCTGTAATGTTACTGCCAGACCTGATCTGGAAAAACTTCTTCACGAGAAAGGCATTTGTTATCTTCCTGGATTTGTATGTAATTCAGGAGGGATACTTGGCCCCATTTTTCGTTCGTATTCCTTTGATCAAGACGAGCTCCATAATGCCATATATCAGGGAATTCACTGGAAGACCCTGAATATTCTGTCTGAGGCCGATAAAAGAGGATGTTCCCCTCTTGAGGCGGCTCTGGCCAGAGTGAGTCAGAATCAGCTGCGTTTTGCCATGGAGTCTGAAGCAGAGAGGTATGGAACACTTGGCAAGGTACTTATCAGGCTCAGGTGCTCAGGAGTAAAGGAGATCACCAGGACTCTGGTCTGGCCCCTGCTTCAGGGTGCTGTGGCAGCTCGAGGAGGTTTACGCAGGAGTCTGGCCAGGAAAATAATCCAACAAAGGCTTTTCAGTTGA
- a CDS encoding O-antigen ligase family protein, with protein MLPLRTMAYFGLFSLAVLGAILYHPIVGIYAYLVTYNVNPLGQWWGGYLPDFATRYAFILAVATSIGVFLHWGKLRMQTVLERQEVLLILFLGVIWLSVLLGQGWGVHYNVIKMTKVVFIILLASRIITTFSFYEGMLWVLIISGLYLGFEMYSGSGVRIGGRFHAGVGGSDFGEGNFLAAHFAYVIPLIGALFLKGTWKSRGICLVSAVFILNAIVITRSRGAFLALGVGALAAIFLTIWLRGHRKKIAALMVLGVVGAVYLTDPGFWSRMETLQVSDEITESRDASAVGRLVAWRGAWEMAQDYPLGVGVNESFNFLGIYVPEMENRDIHNTYLRCLAELGFHGLLMLVLLIGNAFWMLYRIDGSAKHLSQDRGMDYYLHSFALKIAILVYLTAAIFISSVFIEEFYWLLMMPVFLKRALDNDLYDDARPGGNEA; from the coding sequence ATGCTTCCTCTGAGGACCATGGCCTATTTTGGGCTGTTCAGCCTGGCTGTTCTTGGTGCAATACTTTATCATCCCATAGTGGGAATCTACGCATATCTGGTCACATATAATGTCAATCCTCTTGGCCAGTGGTGGGGCGGATACCTGCCAGACTTTGCCACCAGATATGCCTTTATTCTGGCGGTGGCCACATCCATCGGGGTATTTCTGCACTGGGGCAAATTGAGGATGCAGACCGTGCTGGAAAGACAGGAAGTGCTGCTTATTCTTTTTCTCGGGGTGATCTGGCTGTCTGTACTTCTGGGCCAGGGATGGGGGGTCCACTATAATGTGATCAAAATGACCAAGGTCGTGTTCATTATTCTTCTGGCTTCCAGGATAATCACCACGTTCTCCTTCTATGAAGGGATGCTCTGGGTGCTGATAATTTCCGGACTTTACCTGGGTTTTGAGATGTATTCCGGTTCAGGGGTCAGAATCGGAGGCAGGTTTCATGCAGGAGTAGGCGGATCTGATTTTGGCGAGGGAAATTTTTTGGCAGCCCATTTTGCCTATGTGATTCCCCTGATCGGGGCTCTTTTTCTAAAGGGAACCTGGAAGTCTAGAGGGATCTGCCTTGTTTCGGCTGTATTTATCCTCAACGCCATTGTCATCACCAGGTCCAGGGGGGCTTTTCTGGCCCTTGGAGTTGGAGCACTGGCAGCGATTTTCCTGACCATCTGGCTGAGAGGGCATCGCAAGAAGATAGCTGCTCTTATGGTGCTGGGGGTTGTGGGAGCGGTGTATCTGACTGATCCTGGTTTCTGGAGCAGGATGGAGACTCTGCAGGTCAGCGATGAAATCACTGAATCCAGGGATGCTTCGGCCGTGGGCAGGCTGGTTGCCTGGAGAGGGGCCTGGGAAATGGCTCAGGACTATCCTTTAGGCGTGGGTGTGAACGAGTCGTTCAACTTTCTTGGGATATATGTGCCGGAAATGGAGAACAGGGACATCCACAACACCTATCTTAGATGTCTGGCAGAGCTGGGATTTCATGGCCTTTTGATGCTGGTGCTGTTGATCGGTAATGCATTCTGGATGCTTTACAGGATAGACGGATCAGCCAAACATCTGTCTCAGGACCGTGGAATGGATTACTACCTGCACTCCTTTGCCCTTAAGATCGCCATTCTGGTTTATCTTACAGCGGCCATATTCATTTCATCTGTATTTATTGAAGAATTCTACTGGCTGCTCATGATGCCGGTTTTTCTAAAGCGCGCTTTGGATAATGATCTGTATGATGATGCTAGGCCTGGAGGCAATGAGGCTTGA
- a CDS encoding polysaccharide deacetylase family protein translates to MTFHRILPKGEKYFIPPMSLAVDTFADLLRALASRYQVLHLSDAVRKIRKNELKGKIVCLTFDDGYLDNLEHAADVLLKTGLPATFFVPVHHIQTQQVYWWDYLDYLARESGQDFLAWTQDNDPDWINDVSGLNKVTGEPLTGSPARDLVRRLNSISRQNREEYLSKLALFFGPYQGPRLLMDISELKRLIDLGFEIGSHTVSHNPLTDLTLGQAESEISQSRQVLEQMCEARIQAFCYPRGAWNNELAGLAEKSGYSCAVTTCFGSNRPGQNMYSLKRRNISDYHGIRSLFPVLMSLMELSGRMDFLLSSRR, encoded by the coding sequence TTGACCTTTCACCGTATACTCCCTAAAGGGGAAAAATACTTTATCCCACCCATGTCCCTGGCTGTTGATACCTTTGCAGACCTTTTAAGGGCGCTGGCTTCCAGATATCAGGTGCTGCATCTAAGTGATGCTGTCCGAAAAATCAGAAAAAATGAACTGAAAGGAAAGATTGTCTGTCTTACGTTTGATGATGGCTATCTGGACAATTTAGAGCATGCTGCTGATGTTCTTTTAAAGACCGGCCTGCCTGCAACTTTTTTTGTACCTGTTCATCATATTCAAACCCAGCAAGTTTATTGGTGGGATTATCTTGATTATCTAGCAAGAGAATCAGGCCAGGATTTTCTGGCCTGGACCCAAGATAATGACCCAGATTGGATAAACGATGTTTCTGGTTTAAATAAGGTGACCGGGGAGCCTTTGACCGGAAGTCCGGCCAGAGATCTGGTCAGAAGACTAAACTCCATATCCAGACAGAACAGAGAAGAATATCTGTCCAAGCTTGCCTTATTTTTCGGACCTTATCAGGGACCAAGGCTCCTTATGGACATCAGCGAATTGAAAAGACTGATTGATTTGGGCTTTGAAATCGGATCCCATACTGTTTCTCATAACCCCCTGACAGACTTGACTCTGGGGCAGGCTGAAAGTGAAATCAGTCAATCCAGACAGGTCTTGGAGCAGATGTGCGAAGCAAGGATCCAGGCTTTTTGTTATCCCCGGGGCGCTTGGAATAATGAGCTTGCCGGGCTGGCTGAAAAGTCTGGTTACAGCTGTGCTGTAACCACTTGCTTCGGCTCAAACCGTCCAGGCCAGAACATGTATTCTTTGAAGAGAAGAAACATTTCTGATTACCATGGGATAAGATCCTTGTTCCCGGTGCTTATGAGTCTGATGGAGTTGTCGGGCAGGATGGATTTTTTATTGTCTTCCAGGAGATAA
- a CDS encoding NAD(P)-dependent oxidoreductase: protein MKEKENSQNSEICVAIESRYATRENIHKINSIVPDAQIRAYKVLFRNQTVRKLRGGLRKILPWSVYSRFEKILDQRAEAQDIVWMDGSAEEAQGTRVLLWPPGMLPETGLTLTREFKPDWIHSLTAGVDRIPSSPGYVLTNSGQVNSQAIAEFTLALVLALAKNLHRHVRQGMNRVWKPVMSDRIEGRVLGIIGLGNIGGKVARLGKNIGMEVWGIRKTKASTDHVDKIFRPDQLKPFLQGVDYLVLAVPLSSSTRNLISQKEFSYMKPDSCLINISRGAVVDEDALFRALDGYRIRGACIDVFKDERPLPGNSRFYRLSNLIITSYSAFYTPESVKDMLGVFFNNLEHYVAGQALLNIIENRKDG, encoded by the coding sequence ATGAAAGAAAAAGAAAATTCTCAGAACAGTGAAATTTGTGTTGCCATTGAGTCCAGATATGCAACTAGGGAAAATATCCATAAGATCAACTCAATAGTGCCTGATGCCCAGATTCGGGCGTATAAGGTGTTATTCAGGAACCAGACAGTCAGAAAATTGAGGGGGGGGCTTAGAAAAATATTACCCTGGTCGGTTTACTCCAGATTTGAAAAGATTCTGGATCAGAGGGCAGAAGCCCAGGATATCGTATGGATGGATGGCTCTGCTGAGGAAGCACAGGGAACAAGGGTTTTGCTCTGGCCTCCAGGGATGCTCCCTGAAACCGGACTGACCCTCACAAGAGAATTCAAACCCGACTGGATTCATTCGCTGACAGCGGGAGTTGACAGAATACCCTCCAGTCCCGGATATGTCCTGACTAATTCAGGTCAGGTAAACAGTCAGGCTATAGCTGAGTTTACTCTGGCCCTGGTCCTGGCCCTGGCCAAAAATTTGCACAGGCATGTGCGTCAGGGCATGAACCGGGTTTGGAAGCCTGTCATGTCAGACAGGATTGAAGGAAGAGTCCTGGGCATAATAGGTCTGGGAAACATCGGCGGCAAAGTTGCCCGGCTGGGAAAGAATATTGGCATGGAGGTCTGGGGGATCAGGAAAACAAAAGCTTCCACTGACCATGTGGACAAAATATTCAGACCTGATCAACTGAAACCGTTTCTCCAGGGCGTGGATTATCTGGTACTTGCAGTTCCATTGTCGTCAAGCACCAGAAACCTGATTTCTCAAAAAGAATTTAGTTATATGAAGCCGGATTCGTGTTTGATAAACATCAGTAGAGGAGCCGTGGTAGATGAGGATGCCCTGTTCAGAGCCCTGGACGGGTACAGGATAAGGGGAGCTTGCATCGACGTGTTCAAAGATGAAAGGCCCCTGCCTGGAAACAGTCGTTTTTACAGGCTCTCCAACCTGATTATCACGAGCTACAGTGCATTTTACACCCCGGAGTCGGTTAAAGACATGCTGGGTGTCTTTTTTAACAACCTTGAACATTATGTTGCAGGTCAAGCATTGCTGAATATTATTGAGAACAGGAAAGATGGATAA
- a CDS encoding glycosyltransferase family 2 protein, whose protein sequence is MPKVSVIIPAFNPDIGYLLETLESVWEQTFRNFEVIIVDDGSTNGFVKDLPRKSNLKIIQQENKGQPRARRVAVEASSGEYIALVDADDLWLPEKLTSQVAFLDAEPDLDFIFTDFFNFDSKGISDSSYFADRFTSRKSHSIPVSTNRKWYRLSRDALGSYLDGNYILQSTILARRKSWLQKNMFLSPCIPREGYEYLVRSMHRLSIGFIDEPLVNRRLHDSNISTNQETFLLNTIHIGEKAQKYPWVGDENKHWLKNSANKARFSLARDYFFRSNHAKAREHLRHLWKEEQASWRIFVLYMFTLLFPGKMISLARTLKRLIIHQKDKLGV, encoded by the coding sequence ATGCCCAAGGTAAGTGTCATTATTCCAGCCTTCAATCCCGACATAGGCTATCTGCTGGAAACTCTTGAAAGTGTGTGGGAACAGACCTTCAGGAATTTTGAGGTGATAATTGTTGATGATGGCTCAACCAATGGATTTGTCAAGGATCTTCCCCGCAAGTCTAACCTCAAGATCATTCAGCAGGAAAACAAGGGCCAGCCCAGAGCCAGAAGAGTGGCAGTAGAAGCCTCAAGTGGAGAGTATATTGCCTTGGTGGATGCTGATGATCTCTGGTTGCCTGAAAAATTGACCAGTCAGGTGGCTTTTCTCGATGCTGAGCCTGATCTGGATTTTATTTTCACCGATTTCTTTAATTTTGATTCAAAGGGCATTAGTGATTCTTCATATTTTGCTGATAGATTCACCAGCAGGAAAAGTCATTCAATTCCTGTGTCCACAAACCGCAAATGGTACAGGTTGAGCAGAGATGCCCTTGGCTCCTATCTGGACGGCAACTACATCCTTCAATCAACTATTCTGGCAAGAAGAAAGTCATGGCTGCAAAAGAATATGTTTCTCAGTCCCTGCATTCCACGTGAGGGGTATGAATACCTTGTGCGCAGCATGCACCGGCTATCGATTGGATTTATTGACGAACCTTTGGTCAATCGAAGACTTCATGACAGCAACATATCAACAAATCAGGAAACTTTTCTGCTGAACACCATTCACATTGGTGAAAAGGCCCAAAAATATCCCTGGGTGGGTGATGAAAATAAACACTGGCTGAAAAATTCAGCTAATAAAGCCCGGTTTTCGCTTGCCCGGGATTATTTTTTCAGATCAAACCATGCCAAGGCGCGTGAGCACTTAAGGCATCTTTGGAAGGAAGAGCAGGCAAGTTGGAGGATCTTCGTCCTTTACATGTTCACCCTGCTGTTCCCTGGGAAAATGATTTCTCTGGCCAGGACATTGAAGAGGTTAATCATTCACCAGAAGGATAAGCTCGGAGTTTGA
- a CDS encoding oligosaccharide flippase family protein, giving the protein MLQELKTLTRHSAIYGTAEILKKGLGFLMIPVYTHFLLPADYGLLELLEMTVIITGIIFGLRLGGTMIRFYHQFDDPGQKSEVVSTTFISVSVISLLLLVFLQVYSVQISSLISGTPENAKAFRLMFLSLVIQNIYLVGENYLLARKKSAIYSSLSILTLAISLTLNILFVVGFGWGVYGILYSMLIAKLVNLIIVVPLTFKDVSISFSWIKLRDMLYYGLPLVPASIGMFLMHFSDRFFIRHYVDLSELGIYALAYKFGMILSVLVAGPIFKIWNTQRFEIARQEKPDSVFGRMFTYFLLAVTSFALILCVFIDEAIHIMAAQAYQSAASLVPILVLAYLMISISGFFNLGCMITGRTKILAGVQVVVTVLNIFLNILLISRYGIMGAAVSTLATFSVLAVLNYHYSQKVYYISMEHGRVIKVFFTGLCVYVLSQLVDSTFWIQLGYKGLVLTLFPLILWLTGFFSSDEKKKLKGLVRNLKSKEIHARADDARQ; this is encoded by the coding sequence ATGCTCCAGGAATTGAAAACTCTGACCAGGCATTCGGCAATTTACGGGACAGCTGAGATTCTTAAAAAAGGCCTGGGTTTTTTGATGATCCCGGTCTATACTCACTTTTTGCTTCCAGCAGATTATGGCCTGCTGGAGCTTCTGGAAATGACGGTTATCATAACCGGGATTATATTTGGTCTGCGCTTGGGCGGAACAATGATCCGTTTTTATCATCAATTCGATGATCCAGGGCAGAAAAGTGAGGTGGTTTCAACCACATTCATTTCGGTTTCCGTGATCAGCCTGCTTTTGCTTGTTTTCTTGCAGGTGTACAGTGTTCAGATATCTTCACTCATTTCAGGGACACCGGAGAATGCCAAGGCCTTCAGGCTGATGTTCTTAAGTCTTGTCATTCAGAACATCTACCTTGTCGGTGAAAACTACCTGCTGGCTAGAAAAAAATCAGCCATATATTCCAGTCTTTCCATCCTGACCCTGGCCATTTCCCTGACCCTCAATATTTTGTTCGTGGTGGGCTTCGGCTGGGGAGTTTACGGAATTCTTTACAGCATGCTCATAGCTAAGCTGGTTAATTTGATCATAGTTGTTCCCCTGACCTTTAAAGACGTATCAATATCATTTTCATGGATAAAACTCAGAGACATGTTGTATTATGGACTGCCTCTGGTTCCAGCTTCAATAGGTATGTTTCTGATGCATTTCTCGGATAGATTTTTTATCCGTCACTATGTCGACTTAAGTGAACTGGGCATATATGCCCTGGCATACAAATTCGGCATGATTCTCTCAGTGCTGGTTGCCGGTCCAATCTTCAAGATATGGAATACCCAGCGTTTTGAGATAGCAAGACAGGAAAAGCCTGATTCAGTTTTCGGAAGAATGTTCACTTATTTTCTGCTTGCAGTTACGTCCTTTGCTCTGATCCTCTGTGTCTTTATTGATGAAGCCATCCACATCATGGCTGCCCAGGCCTACCAAAGCGCTGCCAGTCTGGTCCCGATCCTGGTCCTGGCCTACCTGATGATCAGTATTTCCGGATTCTTCAACCTTGGTTGCATGATTACCGGGCGGACTAAAATACTGGCCGGGGTTCAGGTGGTGGTGACTGTGCTGAACATCTTCCTGAACATTCTGCTCATCAGCAGGTATGGAATCATGGGGGCCGCTGTTTCCACCTTGGCTACCTTTTCCGTCCTGGCTGTGCTGAATTATCATTATTCTCAAAAAGTATATTACATCAGCATGGAGCATGGGCGGGTTATAAAAGTGTTTTTTACCGGACTCTGCGTTTATGTTCTGTCTCAGCTAGTGGACAGTACCTTCTGGATTCAGTTGGGTTATAAGGGACTGGTATTGACTCTTTTTCCTCTCATTCTCTGGCTGACCGGTTTTTTCAGCTCTGATGAGAAGAAAAAGCTAAAGGGCCTGGTGAGAAACCTGAAATCAAAAGAAATCCACGCCAGGGCAGATGATGCCAGGCAGTGA